One stretch of Shewanella sp. Arc9-LZ DNA includes these proteins:
- a CDS encoding histidine phosphatase family protein: MKQAKIILMRHGECEGGAIFRGQTDVKLTDTGMTQMQQAFAELQYPISHVFSSPLQRCQQFSRPLAQRLTLPLTTIPALQEIDFGVWDGQSFDAIYQQNPGKFDAYWHNPWLADSTPDKAESVSDFAARVEAGLMSVVNELWRSRHQQHSCLLSIDEQQGQSLPQTAQAVDCPHALVVTHGGVMRCLMGYVLKVGQSSGLFANLAIPYAAIMVLDVYWPDDVDKVDAFQATAMNSNTAEVSFTLHWP, translated from the coding sequence ATGAAACAAGCCAAGATAATATTAATGCGCCATGGAGAATGCGAAGGTGGGGCAATATTTCGCGGCCAAACCGATGTAAAGCTCACCGACACTGGGATGACCCAAATGCAGCAAGCGTTTGCTGAACTGCAATATCCAATTAGCCATGTGTTTAGTTCGCCATTGCAACGGTGCCAGCAATTCAGTCGCCCTTTAGCACAGCGATTAACGCTGCCATTAACCACGATACCAGCACTGCAAGAAATTGATTTTGGTGTCTGGGATGGGCAATCGTTTGATGCAATTTATCAGCAAAATCCAGGTAAATTTGATGCTTACTGGCATAACCCATGGTTGGCTGATAGCACGCCTGATAAAGCCGAGTCGGTAAGCGATTTTGCTGCGCGAGTAGAAGCCGGGCTTATGAGCGTGGTTAATGAACTGTGGCGCTCACGTCATCAGCAGCACTCTTGTTTACTGTCTATCGACGAACAACAAGGGCAAAGCTTGCCGCAAACTGCTCAAGCTGTCGATTGTCCCCATGCGTTAGTGGTTACTCACGGTGGGGTGATGCGCTGTTTAATGGGCTATGTGCTTAAGGTTGGCCAATCTAGCGGATTATTCGCTAACCTAGCGATCCCCTATGCTGCTATTATGGTGCTCGATGTCTATTGGCCTGATGATGTTGATAAGGTTGACGCTTTTCAAGCGACAGCAATGAATAGCAATACCGCTGAAGTGAGCTTTACATTACATTGGCCGTAA
- a CDS encoding ABC transporter ATP-binding protein: MSESVLDVNHLFWQVDNKTILADIHFSLPKGQMLGLIGPNGAGKSSLLRCLYRYIVPTSGDIEIFSKPISEYSSKLLAQNIAVVQQDTPHYFDMTTEQLVLMGLTPHKGLFDSNTAQDRERVVSALTKVGLQQKAQQQYELLSGGEKQRALIARAIVQQPHILILDEPTNHLDIRYQIQILELVASLGISVIASIHDLNLASAMCDKLLLLDQGRLIAKGTPTEVLTERQISDVFGVCCDINLHPQHGKPLISYFYGYQPSHKGCPDHD; encoded by the coding sequence ATGTCTGAATCTGTATTAGATGTAAATCATCTTTTTTGGCAAGTCGATAATAAAACGATTCTGGCGGACATTCATTTCAGTTTGCCTAAAGGCCAGATGCTAGGACTAATTGGTCCCAATGGCGCAGGCAAGTCGAGCCTGTTACGCTGCTTATATCGCTATATTGTGCCGACCAGCGGCGATATTGAGATATTTTCTAAACCCATCAGTGAGTATTCCTCTAAGTTGTTAGCGCAGAATATTGCTGTGGTGCAACAAGATACCCCGCATTATTTTGACATGACCACCGAGCAATTAGTGTTGATGGGGCTTACTCCGCATAAAGGCTTGTTTGACTCTAACACAGCCCAAGACCGTGAACGTGTGGTGAGTGCCTTAACCAAAGTTGGATTACAGCAAAAAGCTCAGCAACAATATGAACTGTTATCTGGCGGTGAAAAACAACGTGCCCTAATTGCCCGCGCCATTGTGCAACAGCCGCATATTCTTATTTTAGATGAACCGACCAATCACTTAGATATTCGTTATCAAATTCAAATTCTTGAACTTGTTGCATCTTTAGGCATCAGTGTTATTGCTTCTATACACGATCTGAATTTAGCCAGTGCAATGTGCGATAAATTACTGCTACTCGACCAAGGACGATTAATTGCTAAAGGTACCCCAACAGAAGTGCTAACCGAGCGACAAATTAGTGACGTGTTTGGTGTGTGCTGCGACATTAATCTTCACCCACAACACGGTAA